A genomic stretch from Desulfotignum balticum DSM 7044 includes:
- a CDS encoding 4Fe-4S dicluster domain-containing protein, which yields MSQYYLFQDSRKCIGCHACEIQCKANKDLPEGPKPCQIIQVGPKFINNLPKMSFIFMPCFHCEDPWCVSACPTGAMQQRSSDGIVFVQQDLCVGCKTCISACPWGAPQWNPSTGKVVKCDYCMDRLDQGLEPACVTTCTTGCLKFGKVEDMTQIRRQRHAQAVASLENSSF from the coding sequence ATGAGTCAGTATTACCTGTTCCAGGACAGTAGAAAATGTATTGGGTGTCACGCGTGTGAGATTCAGTGCAAAGCCAATAAAGATCTTCCCGAAGGTCCCAAACCCTGCCAGATTATCCAGGTGGGACCCAAGTTTATCAATAACCTGCCAAAGATGTCGTTTATCTTCATGCCCTGCTTTCACTGTGAAGATCCCTGGTGCGTGTCTGCCTGCCCCACCGGGGCCATGCAGCAGCGGTCCTCGGACGGCATTGTATTTGTGCAGCAGGACCTGTGTGTGGGATGCAAAACCTGTATCTCCGCCTGCCCGTGGGGCGCGCCCCAGTGGAATCCGAGCACCGGAAAAGTGGTGAAATGTGATTACTGCATGGATCGGCTGGACCAGGGCCTGGAACCGGCCTGTGTCACCACCTGTACCACGGGTTGCCTGAAATTCGGAAAAGTCGAGGACATGACCCAGATCCGTCGGCAGCGCCATGCACAAGCCGTGGCGTCTCTTGAGAACAGCAGTTTTTGA
- a CDS encoding IclR family transcriptional regulator encodes MTKRYQAPIVKKAFDILTAISRSGKGLRISDISACLDISKSTVHGITAALEEQGAIRRDPVSKRYTIGLTLMELGKAAYERVDIIQTARPVMEHLMEQCNESVFLGIRNQDRVTVIDIVESRKDFKISSPIGTPLPLLAGAVGKAFLACMPPADAADYLKAHPIRRFTARTIIDPDVYLEELHTVKSRGYALDDEEYLVGVRAVAVCLSPFSDQLPALWVVGFKAGMSDDQMPHIIDQTLDAARRINRALA; translated from the coding sequence ATGACCAAACGCTACCAGGCACCCATTGTTAAAAAAGCCTTTGATATTCTCACCGCCATTTCCAGATCCGGGAAAGGCCTGCGCATCAGTGACATTTCCGCTTGTCTGGACATCAGCAAAAGCACGGTTCACGGCATTACCGCAGCACTGGAAGAACAGGGCGCCATCCGCCGGGATCCCGTATCCAAACGCTACACCATCGGGCTGACCCTGATGGAACTGGGCAAAGCCGCTTATGAGCGGGTGGATATCATTCAAACGGCCCGGCCCGTCATGGAGCATCTGATGGAACAATGCAATGAATCCGTGTTCCTGGGAATCCGGAATCAGGACCGTGTCACAGTCATTGATATTGTCGAATCCCGAAAGGATTTCAAGATCAGTTCTCCCATTGGTACGCCCCTTCCGCTGCTGGCCGGGGCCGTGGGAAAAGCGTTTTTAGCCTGCATGCCCCCGGCAGATGCAGCCGATTATCTGAAAGCCCATCCGATCCGTCGATTCACGGCCCGGACCATTATAGACCCGGACGTCTATCTTGAAGAACTTCACACGGTCAAATCCAGAGGATATGCCTTAGATGATGAGGAATATTTAGTGGGTGTAAGGGCCGTGGCTGTGTGTCTGTCACCCTTCTCCGACCAGCTGCCCGCCCTGTGGGTGGTGGGATTCAAGGCCGGGATGTCCGATGACCAGATGCCGCACATCATTGATCAGACCCTGGATGCGGCCCGGCGGATCAACCGGGCACTGGCCTGA
- a CDS encoding NAD(P)-binding protein, producing the protein MAQNTCPVQSTLQYLSERIDSGVLTDPRVRRICESIRMLVEEISLGEAGDGHMPAIDELMAEFETINPNETAVKTRQALNQAFTEHREMFVSHIESRNCPTHDCGVIAPSPCQMACPAGIDVPTYLALIAEGKDAEAIAVIREDNPLPWVCGLVCTRPCEMMCVRGRIDTPISIKFLKAFAAERALSDRQYKNPEPAPPNGKKVCVVGAGPGGLSCAYYLALMGYAVNVIESLPFAGGMLMVGIPRYRLPREVIDREVAMIEDLGVKISFNTRFGMDVTYEQMIEQGTDAFFIAIGAHKAWDMGIKGETDFPKVIEAIAFLKNVALGDRHAPGKRVVIIGGGNVAIDAARTSLRLGAEKVTIAYRRSREQMPADIEEVEQAEEEGIEFAFLTIPTEIRGDGDVITGLACNKAELIAKKGTDRLAPVPILGKDFVIPADAVISAIGQYVDDSGMTAFDKIRWTRRGTIEVNHASMETSMPGVFAAGDAVSGPATVIEAIGGGKRAADAIHRYLNHIPQPRMPKIPVRRHKRPMIEMTAAEKMRLTRPSMSMLNVDRRRTTFQQVELGYDEEAVRKEARRCLRCDVCRRCGKCVEVCRDKMGIDALHLGYLDFDHPVKTDFRLTSEKCITCGACAANCENNAMVIEERDGKRMLKLCGTILNEQDIQHCEACGAKLPSAQYMAFISDKTADVTKKSDQRLLCNNCQRKLSAKMHVPSRPVKNQ; encoded by the coding sequence ATGGCTCAAAACACCTGTCCGGTCCAGTCCACCCTGCAATACCTGTCTGAGCGGATTGATTCCGGTGTGCTGACAGACCCCAGGGTGCGGCGGATATGTGAATCCATCCGGATGCTGGTGGAAGAGATATCCCTGGGTGAAGCCGGAGATGGCCATATGCCGGCCATTGACGAGCTGATGGCTGAATTTGAAACCATAAATCCCAATGAAACAGCCGTTAAAACCCGGCAGGCGTTGAACCAGGCATTCACGGAACATCGGGAAATGTTTGTCAGCCACATTGAATCCCGAAACTGCCCGACCCACGATTGCGGAGTTATTGCACCGTCTCCCTGCCAGATGGCATGTCCGGCAGGGATCGATGTGCCCACCTATCTGGCTTTGATTGCCGAGGGCAAGGATGCCGAGGCCATTGCCGTGATCCGGGAAGACAATCCATTGCCCTGGGTGTGCGGCCTGGTGTGTACAAGGCCCTGCGAAATGATGTGTGTCCGGGGCCGTATCGATACCCCCATCTCTATCAAGTTTCTCAAGGCATTTGCTGCGGAACGGGCGTTGTCCGACCGCCAGTATAAAAATCCGGAACCGGCCCCGCCCAACGGTAAAAAAGTATGCGTGGTGGGGGCCGGCCCCGGCGGGTTGTCCTGTGCCTATTACCTGGCGCTGATGGGGTATGCCGTCAACGTGATCGAATCACTGCCCTTTGCCGGCGGGATGCTCATGGTGGGAATTCCCAGATACCGGCTTCCCAGAGAGGTGATCGATCGGGAAGTGGCCATGATCGAAGATCTCGGGGTAAAAATTTCATTTAATACCCGGTTTGGCATGGATGTAACCTATGAGCAGATGATTGAGCAGGGAACCGATGCGTTCTTTATAGCCATCGGGGCCCACAAGGCCTGGGATATGGGGATCAAGGGGGAAACCGACTTTCCCAAAGTGATCGAGGCCATCGCTTTTTTGAAGAATGTGGCGCTGGGGGATCGTCATGCACCCGGGAAACGGGTGGTGATCATCGGCGGCGGGAATGTGGCCATTGATGCGGCCCGGACCAGTCTGCGCCTGGGGGCGGAAAAAGTGACCATTGCCTACCGCCGGTCCAGGGAACAGATGCCCGCAGATATCGAAGAAGTGGAACAGGCTGAAGAGGAAGGCATTGAATTCGCATTCCTCACCATTCCCACGGAGATCCGGGGGGATGGAGATGTCATCACGGGTCTGGCCTGCAACAAAGCGGAACTGATCGCCAAAAAAGGCACGGACCGGCTGGCACCCGTGCCCATCCTGGGCAAGGATTTCGTGATTCCCGCCGATGCCGTGATCTCCGCCATCGGGCAGTATGTGGATGATTCCGGCATGACCGCCTTTGACAAGATCCGGTGGACCCGCAGGGGCACTATCGAGGTGAACCATGCCTCCATGGAAACCAGCATGCCGGGCGTGTTTGCGGCCGGAGATGCCGTGTCCGGGCCTGCCACGGTCATCGAGGCCATTGGCGGGGGAAAACGGGCGGCAGATGCCATCCACCGGTATCTCAACCATATTCCCCAGCCCCGAATGCCCAAGATACCGGTGCGGCGGCACAAACGTCCCATGATCGAGATGACGGCAGCGGAAAAAATGCGGTTGACAAGGCCGTCCATGTCCATGCTCAATGTGGACCGGCGGCGGACCACGTTCCAGCAGGTGGAGCTGGGGTATGATGAAGAAGCGGTCCGAAAGGAAGCCAGGAGATGCCTGCGGTGCGATGTGTGCCGGCGGTGCGGCAAATGCGTGGAAGTGTGCCGGGACAAAATGGGCATTGACGCGTTGCACCTGGGGTACCTGGATTTTGATCATCCCGTGAAAACCGATTTCCGGCTGACTTCTGAAAAATGCATCACCTGCGGGGCCTGTGCCGCCAATTGTGAAAACAATGCCATGGTGATCGAAGAACGGGACGGCAAACGCATGCTCAAGCTGTGCGGCACTATTTTGAATGAACAGGATATCCAGCATTGCGAGGCCTGTGGCGCCAAACTGCCGTCAGCCCAGTATATGGCATTTATTTCCGATAAAACAGCGGATGTCACGAAAAAATCGGATCAGCGGCTCTTGTGCAACAACTGTCAGCGCAAGCTGTCCGCCAAGATGCATGTGCCAAGCCGACCGGTTAAAAACCAATAA
- the rimO gene encoding 30S ribosomal protein S12 methylthiotransferase RimO, which translates to MIIYFETLGCSRNQVDSEVMLGKLLAAGHTRTHDPAKARVIVVNTCGFIASAADEAVDTILEMAQYKKQGACRRLIVTGCLAQRYKDDPGLTDSLPEVDAFLGTGACEQIVDVVDDRAVSCLTLFPDPNARSFADLSVDRALSGDPYAFVKVSEGCNRHCTYCIIPTLRGRQRSRPLDDICTDALSLVTQGVKEIILTAENTTDYGRDLKDGTGFADVLETLSRQTAAVDPDVWIRMLYTHPESLTRQIVDTVKAHDNICAYYDVPIQHADTTMLRRMGRPYSRTQLKDLFAMIRQTDPDAALRTTVITGFPGETQEMFDSLLHFIQEICFDHLGVFTYSDAEDLPSHALTDHVSEDVAQVRHDTLMAAQAEISGQINQKHVGKTYPVLVEENPEPGLFTGRTMFQAPEVDGVTFIYSDGLAIGSRVQVKITDGYEYDIAGEKA; encoded by the coding sequence ATGATCATTTATTTTGAAACCTTAGGGTGTTCCCGGAACCAGGTGGACAGCGAAGTCATGCTGGGAAAGCTCCTGGCGGCCGGGCACACCCGAACCCATGACCCGGCAAAAGCCCGGGTCATTGTGGTCAACACCTGCGGCTTTATCGCTTCTGCGGCGGACGAAGCCGTGGATACCATCCTGGAGATGGCGCAATACAAGAAACAGGGCGCGTGCCGCCGCCTGATCGTCACGGGATGTCTGGCCCAGCGGTACAAGGATGACCCGGGATTGACCGACAGCCTGCCCGAGGTGGATGCATTCCTGGGAACCGGGGCCTGTGAGCAGATTGTGGATGTGGTGGATGACCGGGCCGTGTCTTGTCTGACCCTGTTCCCGGACCCCAATGCCCGATCCTTTGCCGATCTGTCCGTGGACCGGGCCCTGTCCGGAGACCCGTATGCGTTTGTCAAGGTGTCGGAAGGGTGCAACCGGCACTGCACTTACTGTATCATTCCCACCCTGCGGGGCCGGCAGCGGTCCCGCCCCCTGGATGATATCTGTACCGATGCCCTGTCGCTGGTAACACAAGGGGTAAAAGAGATCATTCTCACGGCGGAAAACACCACGGACTATGGCCGGGACCTGAAAGACGGCACCGGGTTTGCGGATGTACTGGAAACCTTGTCCCGGCAGACAGCGGCCGTGGATCCGGACGTCTGGATCCGGATGCTGTATACCCACCCGGAGTCTTTGACCCGGCAGATCGTCGACACCGTCAAAGCCCATGACAATATCTGCGCCTATTATGACGTACCCATCCAGCATGCAGACACCACGATGCTCCGGCGCATGGGCCGGCCTTATTCCCGCACCCAGCTCAAAGATTTGTTTGCCATGATCCGGCAGACAGACCCGGATGCGGCGTTGCGCACCACTGTGATCACGGGGTTTCCCGGGGAAACTCAGGAGATGTTTGACTCGCTGCTGCATTTTATTCAAGAGATTTGTTTTGATCATTTGGGGGTATTCACGTATTCCGATGCCGAAGATCTGCCTTCCCATGCGTTGACGGATCATGTGTCCGAAGATGTGGCCCAGGTCCGTCACGACACCCTGATGGCGGCCCAGGCGGAAATCTCCGGGCAGATCAACCAGAAGCATGTGGGAAAAACCTATCCTGTGCTGGTGGAAGAGAACCCGGAACCGGGCCTGTTTACCGGCCGGACCATGTTCCAGGCCCCGGAAGTGGACGGGGTCACGTTTATTTATTCGGACGGGCTTGCGATCGGCTCCCGGGTTCAGGTAAAGATAACGGATGGGTATGAATATGACATCGCCGGGGAGAAGGCATGA
- a CDS encoding potassium channel family protein — translation MMKTMATQLTLLLKTGSSRSNGWILLKFVLMLIFLFALFSVLFHVLMLYEGRQYSWITGFYWTLTTMSTLGFGDITFHSDIGRLFSVLVLFSGIVFLLVMLPFTFIQFFYAPWLEEQNKSRAPRAVPKTMAGHVILTHFDAVAVTLIEKLEQYGIAYVVVTPELQHALDLHDQGYHVVVGELDDPETYRRLNVEQAVMVAVLNDDIASTNIIFTIRETSDQVITVTNADLDDSLDILQLAGSTHVFQFTRMLGQALSRRVLGVNMQANIVGRFDDLLIAEVPAMRTWLQGKTMAESRLREKCGVTAVGIWEQGMFRIPTADTRIRETTVLVLAGTRAQLEQFDRSIIRETDKSGAVSDGPVVVLGGGRVGQAVANALDLRGIDYRVVEKKPGISEKFDHFIHGSAGDRSILIQAGIDHAPSIIITTHDDSLNIYLTIYCRRLRPDVQIISRASLDRNINTLHRAGANLVMSFSSLLTTTIMNLIHPQKVLMLSEGLNVFRMELSPRLENQVLRDVKIRGKTGCSVVAVKKGEDLIINPDPAIVLEKKDELVLIGTASAEKLFMEKYPAATEPE, via the coding sequence ATGATGAAAACCATGGCAACCCAGCTGACATTGCTGCTCAAAACCGGCAGCAGCCGAAGTAACGGCTGGATTCTGCTGAAATTCGTATTGATGCTGATATTTCTTTTTGCATTGTTCTCTGTGTTGTTCCATGTGCTGATGTTGTATGAAGGTCGTCAGTATTCCTGGATCACCGGGTTTTACTGGACTTTGACCACCATGTCCACGCTGGGGTTCGGCGATATCACTTTTCACAGCGATATCGGCCGGCTGTTTTCCGTTCTGGTGCTGTTCAGCGGGATTGTTTTTCTGCTGGTGATGCTGCCGTTCACATTTATCCAGTTTTTTTACGCCCCGTGGCTGGAAGAGCAGAACAAATCCCGGGCACCCAGGGCTGTGCCAAAAACCATGGCCGGTCACGTCATTCTGACCCATTTTGATGCCGTGGCAGTCACGCTCATTGAGAAACTTGAACAATACGGCATCGCTTATGTCGTTGTGACCCCGGAACTCCAGCATGCCCTGGACCTGCATGACCAGGGCTACCATGTGGTGGTGGGAGAGCTGGATGATCCGGAAACCTACCGGCGGTTGAATGTCGAGCAAGCCGTCATGGTGGCGGTGTTGAATGATGATATCGCCAGCACCAATATCATATTCACCATCCGGGAAACCAGTGATCAGGTCATCACTGTCACCAATGCGGACCTGGATGACTCCCTGGATATTCTTCAACTGGCCGGCAGTACCCATGTGTTCCAGTTTACAAGAATGTTGGGCCAGGCATTGTCAAGACGGGTGCTGGGGGTCAATATGCAGGCCAATATTGTCGGACGGTTCGATGACCTGCTCATTGCAGAGGTGCCGGCCATGCGCACCTGGCTCCAGGGCAAAACCATGGCTGAAAGCCGGCTAAGGGAAAAATGCGGGGTGACGGCTGTGGGGATCTGGGAGCAGGGCATGTTCCGGATACCCACGGCAGACACCCGGATCCGGGAAACCACCGTCCTGGTGCTGGCCGGTACCCGGGCGCAACTGGAACAGTTTGATCGCTCCATTATTCGGGAAACAGATAAATCCGGGGCCGTGTCGGACGGTCCCGTGGTGGTACTGGGCGGCGGCCGGGTGGGTCAGGCCGTGGCCAATGCACTGGATCTTCGCGGCATTGATTACCGGGTGGTGGAGAAAAAACCCGGAATTTCCGAGAAATTCGATCATTTCATCCATGGCAGTGCCGGGGACCGGAGTATTCTGATTCAGGCCGGGATTGACCATGCGCCGTCCATTATCATCACCACCCATGATGACAGCCTCAACATCTATCTCACCATTTACTGCCGCCGTCTGAGGCCCGATGTCCAGATCATCAGCCGGGCCAGCCTGGACCGGAATATCAATACCCTGCACCGGGCCGGTGCCAACCTGGTGATGTCGTTCAGTTCCCTGCTGACCACGACCATTATGAATCTGATCCACCCCCAGAAAGTGCTTATGCTGTCGGAAGGCTTGAATGTGTTCCGCATGGAATTAAGCCCCCGGCTGGAAAACCAGGTGTTGCGGGATGTAAAGATCCGCGGAAAAACCGGATGCAGCGTCGTGGCAGTGAAAAAAGGGGAGGATTTGATCATCAACCCGGATCCGGCCATTGTGCTGGAAAAGAAAGATGAACTGGTGCTGATCGGGACGGCCAGTGCGGAAAAACTGTTTATGGAAAAATACCCTGCCGCTACTGAGCCGGAGTAG
- a CDS encoding 2Fe-2S iron-sulfur cluster-binding protein — MIEIFINGKPIACKEKQTVLEAARSNNIDIPHLCYHPALKPSGACRVCGVEATSPSGRQTVMLSCLLKVKPGLKVLTDSPMVNAHRQAAFERLIQLAPHARRIRELAQRYHVELPPEPDECIRCRLCIRVCHEIVKAGALKMEKTAAGGRVVKGDGQCIGCGTCANICPTDVIKVTDKDNVRTVSIQGETIGQLPLARCEACGRMFATADFLNRVSHINPEHPDTKEHHNLCPACIKLMSTRARTEKAHLKK, encoded by the coding sequence ATGATAGAGATCTTCATCAACGGGAAACCCATCGCCTGTAAAGAAAAACAGACCGTGCTGGAAGCGGCCCGAAGCAACAATATCGATATCCCGCACCTGTGTTACCACCCGGCATTGAAACCGTCCGGGGCCTGCCGGGTCTGCGGGGTGGAAGCGACCTCTCCCAGCGGCCGTCAGACCGTGATGCTGTCCTGCCTGCTCAAAGTCAAGCCGGGCCTGAAGGTGCTGACGGATTCGCCCATGGTCAACGCCCACCGTCAGGCCGCGTTTGAACGCTTGATTCAGCTGGCACCCCATGCCCGCCGGATTCGGGAACTGGCCCAAAGATATCATGTGGAATTGCCGCCGGAGCCGGACGAATGTATCCGGTGCCGGCTGTGCATTAGGGTCTGTCATGAAATCGTGAAAGCCGGGGCCCTGAAAATGGAGAAAACTGCTGCCGGCGGCCGGGTGGTCAAGGGAGACGGCCAGTGTATCGGCTGCGGCACCTGTGCCAATATCTGCCCCACGGATGTGATCAAAGTGACGGACAAGGACAATGTGAGGACCGTGTCCATTCAGGGGGAAACCATCGGGCAGCTGCCCCTGGCACGGTGTGAAGCCTGCGGACGGATGTTTGCCACGGCTGATTTTCTGAACCGGGTGTCCCACATCAATCCGGAACATCCGGATACCAAGGAACATCACAACCTGTGCCCGGCATGTATCAAGCTGATGTCCACCCGGGCCAGGACGGAAAAGGCCCATTTGAAAAAATGA
- a CDS encoding molybdopterin-dependent oxidoreductase: protein MDKDVFSLCFMCSVRCPIKVGVKDGHVDWIQGNPHVPGIDGSLCPRGSAGKSMLMDDQRPQTPLIRVGDRGSGNWRKASWDEALDYVGTRLKEIKETHGGHAIALGERAQLSTHVSKAFLKALGSPNHFTHDALCKGSMNTACRSMFGYTDGQMGINYGNTKHIVLYGRNIFESINVKEVNTLMDALEKGARLTYIDPRVNVTAGKAHRYWMIRPGTDLALNYALMNVIIKERLYDKSYVDKWIHGFVEFQDFIKDYTPEWAEQETGIPANEIKSLAREISKVKPGVIFHYGYRCASHQNEIYMRRSILMLNALMGSVEAKGGIFFKKGPGAEGGKPARKLTEQTFPEITVPRFDKVGTPDFPLPDPAHGAPQILPYAILNEDPYPIKALINYRLETLMSIADTNNTKKALDKLDLIVTIDINYSDIAWYSDVILPESTYLERTDSVQQLNGLKPMMFLREKAVEPRYDTLEGPIILKRLGERLGIGNYFPYETMDELVDWQLEGTGFTRADFKEKGFVSYGKSQIFWDRNDIPFKTPSGKIEFKSSLLEDAGFSSFPLYESPSKPADPDKQFRLVVGRTALHTHISTQNVPYLNELMSENVLWINREKASSLGIQEGATVEVASACGKGRIKAFVTDLIHPEAVFMAHGFGHEAKKAARSYNRGLSDAVLQENVYDKVGGSPAYHDTFVTVTPV from the coding sequence ATGGATAAAGATGTGTTCAGTTTATGTTTCATGTGCTCGGTCAGATGCCCCATCAAAGTCGGTGTGAAAGACGGACATGTGGACTGGATTCAGGGCAACCCGCATGTGCCGGGTATTGACGGCAGTTTATGCCCCAGGGGCTCGGCCGGTAAATCCATGTTGATGGATGATCAGCGGCCGCAAACACCCTTGATCCGGGTGGGGGACAGAGGCTCCGGCAACTGGCGCAAAGCGTCCTGGGACGAAGCCCTGGATTATGTGGGAACCCGGCTCAAGGAAATCAAAGAAACCCATGGGGGACACGCCATTGCCCTGGGGGAACGGGCCCAGTTGAGTACGCACGTGAGCAAGGCTTTTTTGAAAGCATTGGGATCTCCCAACCATTTCACCCATGATGCTTTGTGCAAGGGATCCATGAACACGGCCTGCCGGTCCATGTTCGGATACACGGACGGCCAGATGGGTATCAATTATGGGAATACCAAACATATTGTCCTGTATGGCAGAAATATTTTCGAGTCCATCAATGTCAAAGAGGTGAACACCCTGATGGATGCCCTGGAAAAAGGGGCCAGACTCACCTATATCGATCCCCGGGTCAATGTGACCGCCGGCAAGGCGCACCGGTACTGGATGATCCGGCCGGGAACCGACCTGGCCCTGAACTATGCGCTGATGAACGTGATTATCAAAGAACGGCTCTATGATAAATCATATGTGGATAAATGGATCCATGGGTTTGTCGAGTTCCAGGATTTTATCAAAGACTACACCCCGGAATGGGCGGAACAGGAAACCGGAATTCCAGCCAATGAAATCAAATCCCTGGCCAGGGAAATCAGTAAAGTCAAACCCGGAGTGATTTTCCATTATGGATATCGGTGTGCCAGTCATCAGAATGAAATCTATATGCGCCGGTCCATCCTCATGCTCAACGCGCTCATGGGATCCGTGGAAGCCAAAGGCGGTATCTTTTTTAAAAAAGGGCCGGGCGCAGAAGGCGGCAAACCCGCCAGAAAGCTGACGGAACAGACGTTTCCTGAAATCACGGTGCCCCGGTTCGACAAGGTCGGGACCCCGGATTTTCCGCTGCCGGATCCGGCCCATGGCGCGCCGCAGATCCTGCCGTATGCCATTCTCAATGAAGACCCGTACCCCATCAAGGCGTTGATCAATTATCGCCTGGAAACCCTCATGTCCATCGCAGATACCAATAACACCAAAAAAGCCCTGGACAAGCTGGATCTCATCGTGACCATCGATATCAATTATTCGGATATTGCCTGGTATTCAGATGTGATTCTGCCGGAATCCACCTATCTGGAACGGACCGACTCCGTCCAGCAGCTCAACGGGCTCAAACCCATGATGTTTCTGCGGGAAAAAGCAGTGGAACCCCGGTATGATACCCTGGAAGGGCCCATCATTCTCAAGCGTCTTGGAGAGCGGCTGGGAATCGGGAACTATTTCCCCTATGAAACCATGGACGAACTGGTGGACTGGCAGCTGGAAGGCACCGGGTTCACCCGGGCGGATTTCAAGGAAAAAGGATTTGTCAGTTACGGCAAATCTCAGATTTTCTGGGACAGAAACGATATTCCCTTTAAAACGCCGTCCGGAAAAATAGAATTCAAATCATCGTTGCTGGAAGATGCCGGATTTTCGTCATTTCCTTTGTATGAATCCCCGTCAAAACCGGCGGATCCGGACAAGCAGTTCCGACTGGTGGTGGGACGGACCGCCCTTCATACCCATATCTCCACCCAGAATGTGCCGTATCTCAATGAACTGATGAGTGAAAACGTGCTGTGGATCAACCGTGAAAAAGCGTCAAGTCTGGGCATTCAAGAGGGTGCCACCGTGGAAGTGGCTTCCGCCTGCGGTAAAGGACGGATCAAGGCGTTTGTCACCGACTTGATTCATCCTGAGGCCGTGTTCATGGCCCATGGATTCGGCCATGAAGCCAAAAAGGCGGCCCGGTCCTACAATCGGGGGCTGTCCGATGCCGTGCTCCAGGAAAATGTCTACGACAAAGTGGGCGGCAGCCCGGCATATCATGACACGTTTGTCACCGTGACACCGGTGTAA
- a CDS encoding polyprenyl synthetase family protein has product MKTDLKTQILAQVTPDLNQVEQALEENLAPRLDLVKQIAAHLLFSGGKRLRPLLFIHAARMCGYRGGHEVMFSTMFEYLHAATLLHDDVVDGSALRRGRDAAHTLWPAAQVVLTGDFLLARALDIAARTNNSRVIAVIAEITREMSEGEIDQLDKKGRIDLTEAQYMKIIERKTAVLIQGACRCGAILAHASDAKENALADFGFHVGMAFQMADDLLDYTATATQLGKNPGADLREGKLTLPMIYSLAHAGARDRKWMEQMLSETAFDPVQFQVLKEKLESLDGISYTQNKAKEDVAKAEQALTIFNASASKTILTLIANYAVHRKV; this is encoded by the coding sequence ATGAAAACAGACTTGAAAACACAGATCCTGGCGCAGGTCACACCGGATTTAAATCAGGTGGAGCAGGCCCTGGAAGAGAATCTGGCCCCCCGCCTGGACTTGGTGAAGCAGATTGCCGCGCACCTTTTGTTCAGCGGCGGCAAACGTCTGCGGCCCCTGCTGTTCATCCATGCGGCCCGCATGTGCGGATACCGGGGCGGCCATGAGGTGATGTTTTCCACCATGTTTGAATACCTGCATGCCGCCACCCTGCTGCACGATGATGTGGTGGACGGATCAGCCCTGCGCCGGGGACGGGATGCGGCACACACCCTTTGGCCGGCGGCCCAGGTGGTGCTTACCGGAGATTTTCTTCTGGCAAGGGCCCTGGACATTGCGGCCCGGACAAACAATTCCCGGGTGATTGCCGTGATTGCAGAAATCACCCGGGAGATGTCTGAAGGAGAAATCGACCAGCTGGATAAAAAAGGCCGGATCGATCTGACCGAAGCCCAGTATATGAAAATTATCGAACGTAAAACCGCCGTGCTGATCCAGGGGGCCTGCCGGTGCGGAGCGATACTGGCCCACGCGTCTGACGCAAAGGAAAATGCGCTGGCGGATTTCGGGTTTCATGTGGGCATGGCCTTTCAGATGGCGGATGATCTTCTGGATTATACGGCCACGGCCACCCAGCTGGGAAAAAATCCGGGTGCGGATCTCAGGGAAGGCAAATTGACGCTGCCCATGATTTACAGCCTGGCCCATGCCGGCGCCAGAGACCGGAAATGGATGGAGCAGATGCTGTCTGAAACCGCGTTTGATCCTGTGCAGTTTCAGGTCCTGAAGGAAAAACTTGAGTCGCTTGACGGAATTTCCTATACTCAAAATAAGGCAAAAGAGGATGTGGCAAAGGCGGAACAAGCCCTGACCATTTTTAATGCATCCGCCTCAAAAACCATTTTAACCTTAATTGCGAACTATGCGGTTCACAGAAAGGTGTAA